One stretch of Rosistilla oblonga DNA includes these proteins:
- a CDS encoding prenyltransferase/squalene oxidase repeat-containing protein, whose protein sequence is MSLNPHSKLPSDEVPPESDHMWPLDLALVALGGSLMFMAASRLGWDDPRWLYNAKTYAIVIPAGMILLDLMLRNFVSRYMQRSLQFGFLVSMFVHLVLLILAINVVIFARYWPDAVVGAQPQKTPVRKTLPDNLFRVNPDTVAKQPDWAKPVDATSEARVTPVEAKRLPRIAEVAKRLEMPTPPQVEHQPQPFLVPRDQPTEAQPTLADAPSKLARQIAAVTPEMRSTTESIQTPDVPQQQSASQSPQASAATIARSRAAGASAQRPQSAPEMQASPNPSATIARRNTQQAVPEIQAPSDAAAMLRRDASSRTTPSMSAPAAPSLSVARQSERSTRQLSDRGSGPPRRASMSSGASLAPSTAQSELPSSLSGTSTSPAAAAQRSPGEQGMPSIASSMANSSSPLTGRSRGTARSMAMSAGAGPVEVPQPRGSEGDAASGDEPGQQLAARGAMTGRATAASDAMASIGTPMPLNIMADDGPAGLGRELAPRMGFPSDRPDDRPMIALQPNQQRFQRRQLGGLTPPPAERVASVEPFQRRLMRTAGGAAPAPAGMVGPETEEAIERGLAYLAARQKPDGSWSLQGHGEDVSLRSDTAATALCVLAFQGAGYTHLKHQYANTVARAIGFLTKHQSENGDLFRSEDPTSNLNVWLYSHSIAALAVCEAFGMTKDPELTDPAQRAIDFIVASQHPTRGGWRYQPQVSSDTSVTGWMTMALKSGELAGLKVPEKTYQGIDKWVTLSQDSAGKPYLFRYNPYALDTPAQRHGREVTPTMTAVGMLIRMYRGWRRDNPNMEAGADYLLTHLPELGSPRRPQRDTYYWYYATQVMFHMGGETWERWNNKLHPLLILGQEKDGPDVGSWDPKLPIPDRWSPHGGRLYLTTMNLLSLEIYYRHLPIYEDTAR, encoded by the coding sequence ATGTCTCTGAATCCCCATTCGAAACTGCCGTCGGACGAAGTGCCGCCCGAAAGCGACCACATGTGGCCGCTGGATTTGGCTCTCGTTGCGCTTGGTGGTTCGTTGATGTTTATGGCGGCCAGTCGCCTGGGGTGGGACGATCCACGTTGGCTGTACAACGCCAAAACCTACGCGATCGTGATTCCCGCCGGCATGATTTTGCTCGACCTGATGCTGCGGAACTTTGTTTCGCGGTACATGCAGCGGTCGTTGCAGTTTGGTTTTTTGGTCAGCATGTTTGTCCATCTGGTGCTGTTGATCCTTGCGATCAACGTCGTGATCTTTGCGCGGTATTGGCCCGATGCCGTCGTCGGTGCTCAGCCGCAGAAGACGCCGGTCCGCAAGACGCTGCCCGATAACCTGTTTCGCGTGAATCCCGATACCGTCGCCAAGCAGCCCGATTGGGCCAAGCCGGTCGATGCGACAAGTGAAGCTCGCGTGACCCCAGTCGAAGCGAAACGCTTGCCGCGAATCGCCGAGGTCGCCAAGCGGTTGGAGATGCCGACGCCGCCGCAAGTCGAACATCAGCCGCAGCCGTTTTTGGTTCCGCGAGATCAGCCGACCGAAGCGCAGCCGACGCTGGCCGATGCGCCGTCCAAGCTGGCTCGGCAGATCGCTGCGGTCACGCCCGAGATGCGTTCGACAACCGAATCGATTCAGACGCCCGATGTGCCGCAACAACAATCCGCGTCGCAATCGCCGCAGGCCAGCGCAGCGACGATCGCCCGCAGCCGCGCCGCCGGCGCGTCGGCTCAGCGGCCGCAATCGGCTCCCGAAATGCAAGCCTCGCCCAATCCCAGCGCCACGATCGCACGACGCAATACGCAGCAGGCGGTTCCGGAAATCCAGGCGCCCAGCGATGCCGCTGCGATGCTTCGCCGCGATGCGAGCTCGCGGACGACGCCGTCGATGTCAGCTCCCGCGGCGCCCAGCTTGAGCGTCGCGCGGCAGTCGGAACGGTCGACGCGTCAGTTGTCCGATCGCGGCAGCGGGCCGCCGCGTCGCGCGTCGATGTCCAGCGGCGCCTCGTTGGCGCCTTCGACGGCGCAGAGCGAATTGCCTAGCAGTCTCAGCGGAACTTCGACATCTCCCGCCGCGGCGGCGCAGCGTTCGCCGGGTGAGCAAGGGATGCCGTCGATCGCTTCGAGTATGGCCAACAGTTCCAGCCCGCTGACCGGCCGATCGCGAGGGACGGCGCGGTCGATGGCGATGTCCGCGGGTGCCGGACCGGTAGAGGTTCCGCAGCCGCGAGGAAGCGAAGGAGATGCTGCGTCGGGAGACGAACCCGGCCAGCAGTTGGCGGCTCGCGGAGCGATGACTGGCCGGGCGACAGCGGCCAGCGACGCGATGGCGTCGATCGGGACGCCGATGCCACTGAACATCATGGCCGACGATGGGCCCGCCGGTTTGGGACGCGAACTTGCGCCGCGGATGGGCTTTCCCTCGGACCGCCCCGACGATCGACCGATGATCGCGTTGCAGCCGAATCAGCAGCGGTTTCAACGGCGGCAGCTGGGCGGCCTGACGCCGCCGCCCGCCGAGCGCGTCGCATCGGTCGAACCGTTTCAGCGCCGCTTGATGCGGACCGCCGGCGGCGCCGCGCCTGCGCCGGCTGGGATGGTTGGTCCGGAGACCGAAGAGGCGATCGAACGGGGGCTGGCTTATCTGGCCGCTCGGCAGAAGCCCGATGGCAGTTGGTCGCTGCAAGGGCATGGCGAAGATGTGAGTTTGCGTAGCGATACCGCCGCAACAGCTCTCTGCGTGTTGGCCTTTCAGGGAGCCGGTTACACACATTTGAAGCATCAGTATGCCAATACCGTTGCCCGGGCGATCGGCTTTCTAACGAAGCATCAAAGCGAAAACGGCGACCTGTTTCGCAGTGAGGATCCAACTTCGAACCTTAACGTCTGGCTGTACAGTCACAGCATCGCGGCGCTTGCGGTTTGCGAAGCCTTTGGGATGACCAAAGATCCCGAGCTGACCGATCCGGCGCAGCGGGCTATCGATTTTATCGTTGCCAGCCAACATCCAACCCGCGGTGGTTGGCGGTATCAGCCGCAGGTTAGCAGCGATACCAGCGTGACCGGTTGGATGACGATGGCGCTGAAGAGCGGCGAGCTGGCGGGGCTGAAGGTTCCCGAGAAGACGTATCAAGGGATCGACAAATGGGTCACGCTCAGCCAGGATTCCGCGGGCAAGCCGTACCTGTTTCGCTATAACCCGTACGCTCTGGACACGCCCGCACAGCGGCATGGTCGCGAAGTCACGCCGACAATGACGGCGGTCGGGATGTTGATTCGGATGTATCGCGGTTGGCGACGCGACAATCCGAACATGGAAGCTGGCGCCGATTATCTGCTGACCCATCTCCCCGAGCTCGGCAGTCCCCGCCGGCCTCAGCGCGATACCTATTACTGGTACTACGCGACGCAGGTGATGTTTCACATGGGCGGCGAAACGTGGGAGCGGTGGAACAATAAACTGCATCCGTTGCTTATCCTCGGCCAGGAAAAAGATGGCCCCGACGTCGGCAGTTGGGATCCCAAGCTGCCGATTCCCGATCGCTGGTCTCCGCACGGCGGACGGCTGTATCTGACGACGATGAATCTATTGTCGTTGGAAATCTATTACCGACACCTGCCGATCTACGAAGACACCGCCCGCTGA
- a CDS encoding endonuclease domain-containing protein: MAEHQPDDDISRARALRQTQTASEGLLWSVLRAKQLCGLKFRRQHPIHPWIVDFACPQMMLVVEIDGGYHDSVLSDDLKRQKHIESLGWQVLRFTDKQVEEDAEAIARAITYELGLPYKFKPRKAIGSGMKSVKRSTERKT; encoded by the coding sequence ATGGCGGAACACCAACCAGATGATGATATTTCACGGGCACGAGCGTTACGGCAAACCCAAACAGCCTCCGAGGGCTTGCTATGGAGTGTCCTCCGAGCGAAACAGCTATGCGGGTTAAAGTTTCGGCGACAACATCCGATTCATCCATGGATCGTCGACTTTGCATGCCCTCAGATGATGCTGGTTGTCGAAATCGACGGTGGCTATCACGACAGTGTCTTGAGCGACGACTTGAAACGCCAAAAACACATCGAAAGCCTCGGCTGGCAAGTCCTCCGATTTACTGACAAGCAAGTGGAAGAGGATGCCGAAGCGATCGCTCGTGCGATCACCTATGAATTGGGCCTGCCCTACAAATTTAAACCTCGCAAGGCTATCGGATCAGGAATGAAGAGCGTCAAACGATCAACGGAACGCAAAACTTAA
- a CDS encoding SGNH/GDSL hydrolase family protein: MTTLFRSLLAAWILLPASALFAQDVAIDQLDPEMAVAKKTVDGLDWYDVTQWGVEGRILPDQKREQWFDRFPASAKGEVTSNVWSLSRDSAGMMVRFKTDATEIHVHYKLKKSRLAMAHMPATGVSGVDLYARDEAGNWRWVQVTRPSSQEMKVKIVGDLAEGMREYAAYLPLYNGVEFMSIGVKPGSHFEGLAPRPKPIVFYGTSITHGACASRPGMVHTAILGRRMDMPVVNLGFSGNGRMDKEVGDYLTQIDAAAFVIDCLPNMGPADVTAKCIPLIKQLRAAHPSTPIILVEDRRNTNDWILPARQAHHTKNHAALKAAHASLVADGVTGLHYITGDTLYGDDSEGATDGSHASDLGFMRQAMQFEPILRGALGEGR, from the coding sequence ATGACAACGTTGTTTCGCAGCTTGCTGGCTGCTTGGATCCTTCTGCCCGCATCCGCTTTGTTTGCTCAAGACGTTGCGATCGACCAGCTCGATCCCGAGATGGCGGTCGCCAAGAAGACTGTCGATGGACTCGACTGGTACGACGTCACGCAGTGGGGTGTCGAGGGACGGATTCTTCCCGATCAAAAGCGCGAGCAGTGGTTCGATCGCTTTCCCGCGTCGGCGAAAGGGGAGGTGACTTCTAATGTCTGGAGCCTCAGTCGCGATAGTGCGGGGATGATGGTCCGCTTCAAAACCGATGCGACCGAGATTCACGTCCACTACAAACTGAAAAAGTCCCGCCTGGCCATGGCGCATATGCCTGCGACCGGTGTCAGCGGCGTCGATCTCTACGCCCGCGATGAAGCTGGTAACTGGCGATGGGTTCAGGTCACGCGGCCATCGTCGCAGGAGATGAAGGTCAAGATCGTCGGCGATTTGGCAGAGGGGATGCGAGAGTATGCCGCCTATTTGCCGCTGTACAACGGCGTCGAATTCATGAGCATCGGTGTGAAGCCGGGCAGCCACTTCGAAGGTCTCGCGCCGCGTCCCAAGCCGATCGTCTTCTATGGAACCAGCATCACCCACGGCGCGTGTGCCAGTCGCCCCGGCATGGTTCATACGGCGATCTTGGGCCGCCGAATGGATATGCCAGTCGTCAACTTGGGCTTCTCCGGCAACGGCCGCATGGACAAAGAGGTTGGCGATTACCTGACGCAAATCGATGCCGCGGCGTTTGTCATCGATTGCTTGCCGAACATGGGGCCTGCGGATGTCACGGCCAAATGTATTCCGCTGATCAAACAGCTCCGCGCCGCCCACCCGTCGACTCCGATCATCCTTGTCGAGGATCGTCGCAACACAAACGATTGGATTCTGCCAGCCCGGCAAGCACATCATACGAAGAACCACGCCGCGTTAAAAGCAGCTCACGCTAGCTTGGTCGCCGACGGGGTGACCGGCCTGCATTACATCACCGGCGATACTTTGTATGGCGACGACTCCGAAGGAGCGACCGATGGTTCGCACGCTAGCGACCTCGGGTTCATGCGACAGGCGATGCAGTTCGAACCGATTTTGCGCGGCGCTCTCGGTGAGGGACGCTAG